DNA from Thermoanaerobaculia bacterium:
CGCCGCAGATTGCCCCGCGCCGCCCGAACCCGAAGGGCGCCCGCACATTGCGAACGATGGCGGCGTTGCGTCGCGGGCCCGATGCGAACGGCATCTGCTCCCGCGACGCGTCTGGCCCTCGTCCGCAAGCCGCAGGCGCAACGCTGAAGTTATTTCCGGGACCGGACACTAGATCTTGACCTGGCCGCGGATCTCCATCACCTGCTCGGGCGGCAGCGAGAAGAACGCGGTCGCGCTCCGGGAGTTGTTCGACATCATCGAGAAGAGCTTCTCTCTCCAGATCGCCATGCCGGGGCGGTCCGAGGGAAGGATCATCTCCTTGCCGAGGAAGAACGTCGCTTTCGAGAGGTCGAGCGAGAGGCCCGGCGCCTTGATCTTTTCGAGAATCGGAATGATGTCCGGCGTCTCCATGAACCCGAAATGCAGGACCACCCGGTAGAAGCCGTCCGAAAACGCCTCCACATGCACGCGCTCCTTTTTGCGGACGCGGGGCACGTCCTCGGTGAGGACGGTCAGCAGAATGACCTGCTTCTGGAGGATGTGATTGTGGCGGAAGTTGTTGAGCAGCGCGGGCGGGATCACGTCCGGGATCATCGACATGTAGATCCCGGTGTCGGAAACCCGCACCGGCTTCTCCTGCTTCGCGTCGTCGATGAACTGCTCGACGCTGCAAAGCCTCCGCCGGAGCTGGACGTTCAACAACCGCCGCCCGCGCCGCCAGGTGGTCATGATCGTGAACACGATGAGCGCCACGACGAGCGGAAACCAGCCGCCGCTCGCGACCTTCACGAGGTTCGCTCCGAGAAACGAGAGGTCGAACACGAAGAAGAGGATCGTGACGAGAAATGCGGCGCCCGTCCTCCAGTGCAGGCGGTCGCGCGCGACGAAGTACGCGAGCAGCGTCGTGATCACCATCGTCATGGACACCGCGACGCCGTACGCGGCCGCGAGGTTGTTCGAGTTCCGGAAGCCGAGCACGAGGCCGATCGTCGCGATCATGAGGACCCAGTTCAGGCCGGGAATGTAGATCTGGCCGATCTCCTCCGGCGAAGTGTGGACGATCCGGACGCGGGGCAGATAACCGAGCTGGACGGCCTGGCGCGTCAGCGAGAACGCGCCGGAGATGATCGCCTGCGACGCGATGATCGTCGCCATCGTCGCGAGGATCACGAGCGGGTAGAGCGCCCACCCGGGAGCCAGGCGGTAGAACGGGTTCTCCGCGGCGGCGGGATTCACGATGAGGAGCGCCCCCTGCCCGAAATAGTTCAGGACGAGCGCGGGACCGACGAACGAGAACCAGTCGATCTGGATCGGCTTCTCGCCAAAATGCCCGAGGTCCGCGTAGAGCGCCTCGCCGCCGGTCGCGACGAGGAAGATCGCGCCGAGGACGAGGAAGCCGTGGAACCGGTTCCGGGCAAAGAACGCGACCGCGTGGGCGGGATTGACGGCGGCGATCACGCCCGGGTGGCGAAGGATCCCCAGGACGCCGAGCACGGCGAGCACGGAAAACCACGCGAGCATCACCGGCCCGAAGATCCGGCCGATCGACGCCGTCCCTCGCTTCTCGAAGAGGAAGAGGCCGACGAGGATCACGACCGTGATCGGCACGACGGCGCCGGCGAAGACCGGGGTCGCCACCTGCAGCCCCTCCACGGCCGAGAGCACCGAGATCGCGGGAGTGATGATCCCGTCGCCGTAGAGGAGCGCCGCCCCGAAGACGCCGAGCGTCACGAGGCCCAGCCGCATGCGCCGCCCCGTCCTCCCGCCGCGCACGAGACCCATCAGCGCGAGGATCCCGCCCTCACCGCGGTTGTCCAGCCGCAGCACGTAGACGTGGTACTTGACCGTGACGATCACGACGAGCGACCAGAACACGAGGGAGAGGATGCCGAGGACGTTCTCCGGTCGCAGAGGGATCGCGTGGAGGCCCGAGAAGCAGACCTTCAGCGCATACAGCGGACTCGTCCCGATGTCGCCGTAAACGACGCCGAGCGCGGAGAGACAGAGCAGGAAGAGCCGGCGTCCCGACGGGACGGCCGACGCCATCCCCGCGGGGACACCGCGGACCTTCGATTCGAGGTCGGTCGACGACATGAGAGGTGAATTAGAGCAGGAATCGACCCGGAATGCCGTCCCGTCGATCCCGCGGCGAAGGGCCCGTGCGGCGGCGGGGCGGAAACGCCGGGGACGCGCCGATCCCGATCCCGCCGAAGCCCTGGCGAAGGCGGGAACGCGTGGCAGCGGCCAGCTCCCTCACCGCGACCCTCTCCCGCCGGGAGAGGGGGGGTTCGGCGCGATGCGGGAGATTTCGCCAAACGGAGGAGGCTGGTGGAAGCCGCGTGTGGAATTGCTCGACCCGCGGAGCGGGAAGCGCAATGCGCCCGCGCTTGCGCGCGGATCGAGCAATCGCTGCGCACGCCAGTGCGCGAGCCATCGGGCCGGCCACCTCTGTGCCTGGGCCCCTCGTGGCCGGCCCAGCTGCTGTTGCGAGGGGGCTTCGCCTCCCTCGCGCTCCTCTGTGGGTTCGATTCCTATCGCGGGTGATCGGCCTCTTCCGCTCGATCGCGCCGAAGGTTCGGCGAAGGCGGATGGCGGAAGCGCATGGGAATCGAACCCACCAATCCCGGCTGAGCCGCGATTCAAACGGATTTGAAGTCCGCGGAAGCCACCAGACTTCCTGCGCTTCCGAACGCGCCGAGTCTATCGCACGGGTTCCCCGGCGCTCCACCGTATGCCACGGCGCGGCAGGCTGCTCCTCGCA
Protein-coding regions in this window:
- a CDS encoding potassium transporter Kup — translated: MASAVPSGRRLFLLCLSALGVVYGDIGTSPLYALKVCFSGLHAIPLRPENVLGILSLVFWSLVVIVTVKYHVYVLRLDNRGEGGILALMGLVRGGRTGRRMRLGLVTLGVFGAALLYGDGIITPAISVLSAVEGLQVATPVFAGAVVPITVVILVGLFLFEKRGTASIGRIFGPVMLAWFSVLAVLGVLGILRHPGVIAAVNPAHAVAFFARNRFHGFLVLGAIFLVATGGEALYADLGHFGEKPIQIDWFSFVGPALVLNYFGQGALLIVNPAAAENPFYRLAPGWALYPLVILATMATIIASQAIISGAFSLTRQAVQLGYLPRVRIVHTSPEEIGQIYIPGLNWVLMIATIGLVLGFRNSNNLAAAYGVAVSMTMVITTLLAYFVARDRLHWRTGAAFLVTILFFVFDLSFLGANLVKVASGGWFPLVVALIVFTIMTTWRRGRRLLNVQLRRRLCSVEQFIDDAKQEKPVRVSDTGIYMSMIPDVIPPALLNNFRHNHILQKQVILLTVLTEDVPRVRKKERVHVEAFSDGFYRVVLHFGFMETPDIIPILEKIKAPGLSLDLSKATFFLGKEMILPSDRPGMAIWREKLFSMMSNNSRSATAFFSLPPEQVMEIRGQVKI